Genomic window (Rubeoparvulum massiliense):
TCATAGGTAGAAAAATGGATGATGATCGGTCGCCCGTGTGGACAAGTAAATGGTGAACGTGTTCGTCTGAGATCTTCAATCAATTGGACCATCTCATCTTTTCGGAGAAAGCGATTGGCCTTGATCGCACCCTTACACGCCATGGACGCGGCAGCTGTTTCCCGAAATTGAAGTGATTGAACGTCACGCTCAGCTTGTAAAAGATCAATCATCTCGTAGACAATGGCCCGCTCTTCTCCTGGAGGAAACCAGTAGGGATGAGCACGGAGTACATAGGATTGATGGCCGAATGGTTCCAGAAAGACACCCATCTGCTCAAATAGTGATCGATGTAGCTCCACCGTTTGAACCTGTTCTACCGTTAACTCAAAGAGATCTGGCACCAATAAGGGCTGTAAGACAAGCTCTTCTTCGCTCATTTTCAGTAAAATATATTCATAGAAAATACGTTCTTGGGCAGCATGCTGATCGATAATATATAAGCCTTCCTCATTCTGACAGAGCAGGTAGGTGCCATGTAGCTGGGCTAAAGGTTCTAATGGAGGGATCTGTGGTGGAAGCTCCTGATGAAGTGAAGCCAATACAGATTGATATCCTCGGACTTCGCCCGTTGCGTACGGGGAAGGCTGTTCTGCGATCTGTACTTGTTTGCTTACACCCATGAAATCATGCGGTTGCTTCTCTTTCTCTACCTCCTCCTTCCCCTCTCGCTCATCAGAATCGGAATCGATCCGCTCAGGCTGAGCGTCACCATGTTTACCAGTATTGACAATTTCTTGATTTTTTATAGCTGGAGGTGATTGAAACCAATCTCGTCTCTCTAGAAGTTCCTCCTGATGATAGCGATTGCGCTCCTTATCTGGATTAATGATGGGACGAGCAATGAGTGAAACTTCCATTAAACCTTGGTGCACCATCTCCTCGACCCAAGCGACCAATTCTCGCTCCTTACTAAAACGTACCTCTAGCTTCGCAGGATGCACATTCACATCGAGAAGATGAGGATCCATGGTAAGGTAAAGCACACCAATCGGGTAGCGATTGATGGGTAGTAGCGTATGGTATGCGCGCAGAATCGCTTGAACCAGCGCTGGATTTTTAATATATCTTCCATTGACAAAGAATGAGAGATAGCTTCGGTTTGAACGATTCAGTTCCGGTGCCACCATGAGGCCGTCCAATTGAAAGTCGAAGGATTCCTCATGAATTGCCAGTGATTTTTTGGCCACCTCTGTACCATAAATGGAGGCAAAGACCTGAAGTCGATCACCATTGCCATAGGTTTGGATCAGCTGCCTTCCTTCATGAATGAGGAGGAAAGCGATCTCTGCATGGGCTAGCGCAATTCGATTGACAAAATCGATGATATGCCCTAATTCCGTATGGAGAGATTTCATATATTTCAAACGAGCTGGAGTGTTATAGAAAAGATCACGAACTGTAATCTCCGTACCTGGAGGCATCCCTACTGGACCTTCCTCAACCACCGTCCCTCCCTCTACAATGAGGTGAAAGCCTGCTTGACCGGCTTCTTCACAGCTTTTACATTCTACCTTGGCTACAGATGCAATGCTGGGAAGTGCTTCACCACGGAAGCCAAGGGTCTGAATCTGTTGAAGATCACGGGGGCGGGAGATTTTGCTGGTGGCATGCCTTTCAAAAGCCAGACGGACATCTGCTTCACTCATCCCACAGCCATCATCCCGAACCTGAATCAGTTTGAGCCCCCCCTCCTCAACAAGGATCTGGATCCTCCGACTACCAGCATCGATGGCATTCTCCACTAATTCCTTTACAACGGAGACCGGGCGCTCAACCACTTCACCAGCGGCAATCTGATTGATTAAATGCTGATCGAGTCGCTGAATACGGCTCATACGTTCACCTCCTTGCTTCACAGATGATCATTCCCCATCTTTCATCATCTGCTGTAAGCGATAGAGCCATTGCAGTGCATCCAATGGCGTAGTGGTAATCAGCTCCAACTGAGCTAATTGCTTCAGTACTTCTCGTTCTTTCTGCCCTAATTGTGTCTCACGAGGTTCCAACGGTTTCGTTCGTTCAACCTGTTCCTGAATCGTCATCACTTGTGGCACCGCAACAGGATGGGTTTCCCGATAATGCTGTAATAATTCACGGGCACGTGCAACGATGGAAATCGGTAACTTTGCGATTTCCGCACAGTAAATCCCATAGCTTTCATTGGTTGCCCCAGGGACCAGCTTCCGTAAAAAGATCACTTCATCCTGCCGCTCCTCCACAGCCATATGCACATTGCGTAAGTGGGGAAGATGCTGTTCAAGAGCTGCCAGCTCATGATAGTGGGTAGAAATTAGTGTTTTACAGCCCAGCTGATGAAAATACTCTACCACTGCTTGGGCGATGGCCATTCCGTCAGCAGTAGATGTACCACGACCGATTTCATCGATGAGCACCAGACTCCGTCCTGTAGCAGCTGTGGTTGATTTAATCTCCGCCATCTCCACCATAAAAGTACTCTGACCAGCCACGAGATCATCGGCAGCACCAATGCGGGTAAAGAGCTGATCTACTAAGGGGATGGTTGCCTCTGCTGCAGGAACATAGCTTCCCATCTGCGCTAAGATGACGATCAATGCCACCTGTCGCATATACGTACTCTTACCAGCCATGTTAGGCCCTGTGATTAACAGAGTGGATTGTTCCTGATCTAGGAAAGTATCATTGGCAATAAATTGACCTTTCCCTACCACTGCTTCTACCACCGGATGACGACCTTGTTCAATGATCAAAGCACCATCGTCCACGATATGAGGGCGAATCCAGCCTTCACCTTCTGCAATCTGTGCTAAACCCTGTAGAACATCGAGGGCTGCAATCTGATGGGCGATGGACTGGATCAGCTCCACATACTCCTTCACCTGATCACGTAGCTTGATAAATAATTCATATTCCAAATCAATGATCTTCTCTTCAGCACCAAGGATCAATGCTTCCTTCTCTTTCAGTTCAGGCGTAATGAAACGCTCACTATTGGTCAGGGTCTGCTTCCGCTCATATCTGCCCTCTTCTAGATGCTTCAAATTCCCCTTCGTTATTTCAATATAGTAGCCAAACACCTTATTAAAGCCAACTTTAAGATTCTTTATTCCCGTCCGTGTTCGTTCTTCTGCCTCGAGTTGGGCAATCCATGTCTTTCCATTGGTTCGTGCATCATGAAGCTTGTCCAGCTCTTCATGATAGCCTCTGCGGATGAGTCCCCCTTCCTTAAGACTGATGGGAGGCTCATCCACGAGAGCTACATCTAATCGTTCAACAAGCTCAGGTATCTCGGAGACGGACTGGGCAATCTCCTGAATGATTGGATCCTCTTGGGTACTTAACATCTGCTTGATGACAGGAATCAGCTTCAATGATTCCCGTAAGTGCACCATTTCTCTGCCATTGACCATCCCTACAGCGACTCTTCCCAAAAGGCGTTCTAAATCATACATCTGGCTGAGATAGCCACGGAGCTCTTCCCGTTCAAAAAAGTGGTGTAAAAAGAAGTGAACCACTTCTTGTCGTCTTGTGATCTCAGGAATGGAGCGAAGCGGTTTCTCTAACCATTGGCGCAGGAGACGTCCACCCATCGCTGTCCTTGTACCATCGATTAACCAGAGCAGGGAGCCACGCTTCTTTTTCTCACGAATGGTCTCAAACAATTCAAGGTTGCGACGGGCTGACACATCCATGGCTAAGTATTGCTCCCGTTCATACTGCTTAACAGGCTGTAGATGATCCAATGATTTTCGTTGTGTCTCTTCGAGATAATAGAGGAGCCCCGCTGTCACCTGTTGGAGCAATGGTGTAGCGAGGTGACTCGTAAATCGCTCATAGCTTTGTACATCAGGCCATTCCTTCAATGGGCTTAGTACTAGCCGATTCTGCACCAGTGCCGCAGGAGTTACCCAATCTTTATCTACCACTAGTTCCGCAGGATTGATCGCCAAAATCTCTTCGACACAAATCTCCATGCTCTGTACCTGAGTCACGGAAATTTCTCCAGTGGTGATATCGCAATGAGCGATTGCATAATTCTTCTCATCACCTAGAACTGCAGCAATGAAACGATTCTCCTTCTCATGACCTATCTCTTCATCGAAATAGGTGCCTG
Coding sequences:
- the mutL gene encoding DNA mismatch repair endonuclease MutL, which translates into the protein MSRIQRLDQHLINQIAAGEVVERPVSVVKELVENAIDAGSRRIQILVEEGGLKLIQVRDDGCGMSEADVRLAFERHATSKISRPRDLQQIQTLGFRGEALPSIASVAKVECKSCEEAGQAGFHLIVEGGTVVEEGPVGMPPGTEITVRDLFYNTPARLKYMKSLHTELGHIIDFVNRIALAHAEIAFLLIHEGRQLIQTYGNGDRLQVFASIYGTEVAKKSLAIHEESFDFQLDGLMVAPELNRSNRSYLSFFVNGRYIKNPALVQAILRAYHTLLPINRYPIGVLYLTMDPHLLDVNVHPAKLEVRFSKERELVAWVEEMVHQGLMEVSLIARPIINPDKERNRYHQEELLERRDWFQSPPAIKNQEIVNTGKHGDAQPERIDSDSDEREGKEEVEKEKQPHDFMGVSKQVQIAEQPSPYATGEVRGYQSVLASLHQELPPQIPPLEPLAQLHGTYLLCQNEEGLYIIDQHAAQERIFYEYILLKMSEEELVLQPLLVPDLFELTVEQVQTVELHRSLFEQMGVFLEPFGHQSYVLRAHPYWFPPGEERAIVYEMIDLLQAERDVQSLQFRETAAASMACKGAIKANRFLRKDEMVQLIEDLRRTRSPFTCPHGRPIIIHFSTYEIEKMFKRVM
- the mutS gene encoding DNA mismatch repair protein MutS — encoded protein: METYTPMIQQYLALKESVPGFLLFFRLGDFYELFFDDAKLAAQELEITLTGRDGGLKERIPMCGVPYHSYQPYVKKLIEKGYKVAICEQVEDPREAKGVVKREIVRLITPGTYFDEEIGHEKENRFIAAVLGDEKNYAIAHCDITTGEISVTQVQSMEICVEEILAINPAELVVDKDWVTPAALVQNRLVLSPLKEWPDVQSYERFTSHLATPLLQQVTAGLLYYLEETQRKSLDHLQPVKQYEREQYLAMDVSARRNLELFETIREKKKRGSLLWLIDGTRTAMGGRLLRQWLEKPLRSIPEITRRQEVVHFFLHHFFEREELRGYLSQMYDLERLLGRVAVGMVNGREMVHLRESLKLIPVIKQMLSTQEDPIIQEIAQSVSEIPELVERLDVALVDEPPISLKEGGLIRRGYHEELDKLHDARTNGKTWIAQLEAEERTRTGIKNLKVGFNKVFGYYIEITKGNLKHLEEGRYERKQTLTNSERFITPELKEKEALILGAEEKIIDLEYELFIKLRDQVKEYVELIQSIAHQIAALDVLQGLAQIAEGEGWIRPHIVDDGALIIEQGRHPVVEAVVGKGQFIANDTFLDQEQSTLLITGPNMAGKSTYMRQVALIVILAQMGSYVPAAEATIPLVDQLFTRIGAADDLVAGQSTFMVEMAEIKSTTAATGRSLVLIDEIGRGTSTADGMAIAQAVVEYFHQLGCKTLISTHYHELAALEQHLPHLRNVHMAVEERQDEVIFLRKLVPGATNESYGIYCAEIAKLPISIVARARELLQHYRETHPVAVPQVMTIQEQVERTKPLEPRETQLGQKEREVLKQLAQLELITTTPLDALQWLYRLQQMMKDGE